One window of the Shewanella litorisediminis genome contains the following:
- a CDS encoding DUF294 nucleotidyltransferase-like domain-containing protein produces MDASEIQPLTQFLRQLVPFDSLPEASLLASVRHLSVAYYSKSMGHVPLDESHPRLYIVRSGAFEVRDEEGELVDRLGEGDFFGFPSLLSGEAISNKVAILEDGLVYQLSPDMFNNLRQESRDFDRFFNRAFAKRLRHQGRFKAKELTTTSRISSLMTGSPLTIDCSHSIRQAAMMMRDARVSSLLVTDNHKLCGILTDRDLRNRVLAEGFDGTLPVHQAMTRNPVTIGAGALVFEAMLAMSERNIHHLPVLEGEMPVGVISSTDILRSQGSQPLMLIGEIERQKDVASLIGVSKKIPELLQSLISADARAEEIGRVLTSVTDALTRRLILLNQQILGQAPMAFCWLAFGSQGRQDQAACSDQDNGLLLAGEPDEHAAGYFEALSRAVCSGLDECGYRFCPGDIMAQNPKWRMSLERWQKVFEHWVKAPEPKALMHASIFFDMRPVFGPQSLFDALQDKVLAGTRDNDIFLAGMAGNSLTEAPPLGFFRKFVLERDGTEVKGIDLKHKGNALINDIARVYALSAGIKEVNTAKRIRALMELGVIGRKDALNLADAHEFIAHMRLANQGVQYRQGQEITNYLKPQQLSSLVRHQLRDAFKVVHDAQSGLRLKFMRSF; encoded by the coding sequence ATGGATGCCAGCGAAATTCAGCCCCTGACCCAGTTTCTCAGGCAATTGGTGCCCTTTGACTCTTTGCCGGAGGCATCTTTGCTGGCCAGTGTGCGGCATCTGAGTGTGGCTTATTACAGTAAATCCATGGGACATGTTCCCCTGGATGAATCCCATCCAAGGCTTTATATCGTCCGCAGTGGTGCCTTTGAGGTGCGTGATGAAGAGGGCGAATTGGTAGATCGCCTGGGGGAAGGGGACTTTTTTGGCTTCCCTTCGCTGCTTTCCGGTGAAGCCATTTCCAACAAGGTGGCCATTCTGGAAGACGGACTGGTGTATCAACTCAGTCCAGATATGTTCAACAACTTACGGCAGGAAAGTCGCGACTTTGACCGCTTTTTTAATCGCGCCTTTGCCAAACGCTTGCGCCATCAGGGCAGATTCAAAGCCAAGGAACTCACCACCACGAGCCGCATCAGTTCGCTGATGACGGGCTCGCCGCTCACCATAGATTGCAGTCACAGCATACGCCAGGCGGCGATGATGATGCGCGACGCCAGGGTATCGTCGTTGCTGGTGACTGATAATCACAAACTCTGCGGCATTCTTACCGACAGAGATTTGCGTAACCGGGTTTTGGCCGAAGGTTTTGACGGCACATTGCCGGTGCATCAGGCCATGACCCGAAATCCGGTAACCATAGGCGCAGGTGCTTTGGTATTCGAGGCCATGCTTGCCATGAGTGAGCGCAATATCCACCATTTGCCCGTGCTTGAGGGCGAGATGCCGGTGGGGGTGATATCCAGCACCGATATTTTAAGGAGTCAGGGCTCGCAGCCTTTGATGCTGATTGGTGAGATTGAACGGCAAAAGGATGTGGCCAGTCTGATTGGAGTGAGTAAAAAAATCCCCGAATTACTTCAGAGCCTTATCAGTGCCGATGCCCGTGCAGAAGAAATTGGCCGGGTACTGACATCGGTTACGGATGCGCTGACCAGAAGGTTGATACTGCTGAATCAGCAGATTTTGGGACAGGCTCCCATGGCGTTTTGCTGGCTCGCCTTTGGCTCTCAGGGGCGTCAGGATCAGGCTGCCTGCTCCGATCAGGATAACGGATTGCTGCTTGCCGGTGAGCCTGATGAGCATGCCGCCGGCTATTTTGAGGCGCTGAGCCGCGCCGTGTGCAGTGGTCTTGATGAGTGCGGATACCGCTTTTGTCCCGGTGATATCATGGCGCAAAATCCCAAATGGCGTATGTCACTTGAGCGCTGGCAGAAGGTGTTTGAGCACTGGGTTAAGGCTCCCGAACCCAAGGCCTTGATGCACGCATCGATATTTTTCGATATGAGGCCTGTGTTTGGGCCTCAGAGCCTGTTCGATGCTTTGCAGGACAAGGTGCTTGCCGGAACCAGGGACAATGACATCTTTCTCGCCGGCATGGCGGGAAACAGCCTCACTGAAGCGCCGCCTTTAGGGTTCTTTCGTAAATTTGTACTCGAGCGGGATGGAACGGAAGTCAAAGGCATTGATTTAAAACACAAAGGCAACGCCCTGATTAATGACATCGCCCGTGTATATGCCCTCTCGGCCGGCATTAAGGAAGTGAATACCGCCAAACGTATTCGGGCCCTGATGGAGCTGGGGGTGATTGGCCGAAAAGACGCGCTTAACCTCGCCGATGCCCATGAATTTATTGCCCATATGCGACTTGCCAACCAGGGTGTGCAATACCGGCAGGGGCAGGAAATCACTAACTATCTCAAGCCGCAGCAGCTGTCTTCCCTGGTGCGCCACCAATTAAGAGACGCCTTCAAGGTCGTGCATGATGCCCAGTCGGGGCTCAGGCTTAAATTTATGCGGAGCTTTTAA
- a CDS encoding 3'-5' exonuclease gives MVSRAFLRPRLWWRSRTIEDSLARALVDSQRALLSVTAEAAPMLALDLEMTGLDPGRDQILAIGVVPIDGGVIQLQDAESILVEIRGSVGQSAVIHGITDRELHNALPLAEAMNWLMQKMSGRILVAHHAPLDLAFIRANMNRSLGMSMPLLAIDTLAIERKRLLRVHEVIQEGSLRLGASRQRYGLPVYDAHNALTDALSCAELLLAQLAAIGGARTCIAELVTFCD, from the coding sequence ATGGTTTCCCGGGCTTTTTTGCGCCCGCGCCTGTGGTGGCGCAGCCGTACCATAGAGGATAGTCTTGCCCGCGCCTTGGTCGACAGCCAAAGAGCGCTCCTGAGTGTTACAGCAGAGGCAGCTCCCATGCTGGCCCTTGATTTGGAAATGACCGGGCTTGACCCGGGGCGGGATCAGATCCTGGCCATCGGCGTTGTGCCCATCGACGGCGGGGTTATCCAGCTCCAGGACGCCGAGTCGATATTGGTGGAAATTCGGGGCAGCGTCGGACAAAGCGCGGTTATTCACGGGATCACCGACAGGGAGCTTCACAATGCGCTGCCGCTGGCCGAGGCCATGAACTGGCTGATGCAAAAAATGAGCGGCAGAATCCTGGTGGCCCACCATGCACCTTTGGATCTGGCGTTTATCCGCGCCAATATGAATCGCAGCCTGGGAATGAGCATGCCATTGCTTGCCATAGATACCCTGGCAATTGAGCGAAAAAGGCTGCTGCGGGTGCATGAAGTCATTCAGGAGGGGAGCCTTCGACTAGGCGCCAGTCGGCAAAGGTACGGCTTACCGGTTTACGATGCCCACAATGCACTGACCGATGCCCTGTCTTGTGCTGAACTCTTGCTGGCACAGCTTGCTGCTATCGGCGGCGCACGAACCTGTATTGCTGAGCTGGTCACCTTCTGCGATTAG